A region of Veillonellaceae bacterium DNA encodes the following proteins:
- a CDS encoding LuxR C-terminal-related transcriptional regulator codes for MDTSEEVLILGRHILHAYIEDMDIEPLIDHLAPDVVWLGAGREMNAVGRDTVARIFRQGKDQLIPCHMSEERELIYPLNENLWLVQICALEETDPSYKMYLQAYQRCAFVFRKNSEEKWEIAYLNHSIAYEAVKDNELFAISKGIRNFRKLRTPDISLFSSKDKDTLYHLIEQTSLSLSKKEQEVCMILSLFPRFSKTQAEFICQNAKTMKRLLVHWARNPFMAYEHSKGTYAFHPVFREYLQGKFKAESWRWQKNAYMRAARWELHEKSYDYALTLALKGKSYPTALRIISEGGLAILYKRSPQELRQILRDATPVERARNFNACALILLAINLIASPQDAREERDILMINLPADWEPSSEENARFLFLEALDSLPDSATVEADLQKLLSFCKENEVKLPRDYFQGIFRGVVGQLGLYYRRSGTLLENVHTLQSIYDICGAIIKDFNGRLWHSSAEAELNYMQGNIDTADEILLHFLKSPWNTIDRQQRAIIALFLYPRIALIRKTAYEFKDWKKLYKKLKSAITDDLTKTSLDMVAVHMSSLLEEPSPKQERLIDTINELPEYSALRTMRQSVRHRLNLSLKKYNLILHTTETRDPYPSANASQMSRCYDAIARIGALQYFGKTQEASALLKSALHESLQDYFIMPFIEHYNMLKPLLLPLAADPVYAQFLQQAKKMAITPISEKALEDTTLTPREQLIISRVRDGWTNREIADELTVAEVTIKKHLTELYKKFYVHSRTQLLLEIDKSQK; via the coding sequence ATGGACACCTCTGAAGAAGTTCTAATCCTCGGCAGGCATATCCTTCATGCCTATATCGAGGACATGGATATAGAACCGCTCATAGACCATCTTGCACCCGATGTCGTCTGGCTAGGCGCCGGACGGGAAATGAATGCGGTCGGCCGGGACACCGTTGCCCGCATTTTCCGTCAGGGAAAAGACCAGCTGATTCCCTGCCACATGAGCGAAGAAAGGGAATTGATTTACCCCCTCAATGAAAACCTCTGGCTTGTACAGATTTGTGCTCTTGAGGAAACAGACCCGTCCTACAAAATGTACCTGCAGGCTTATCAGCGCTGCGCTTTTGTCTTCCGCAAAAATTCTGAAGAAAAATGGGAAATCGCTTACCTGAATCATTCTATCGCCTATGAAGCTGTCAAGGACAATGAACTTTTTGCCATCAGCAAAGGCATCAGGAATTTCAGGAAGCTGCGTACACCTGACATTTCCCTTTTCTCCTCCAAGGATAAGGATACCCTTTACCACCTGATTGAGCAGACTTCCCTTTCTCTCTCAAAGAAGGAGCAGGAAGTCTGCATGATTCTTTCTCTTTTTCCCAGATTCTCCAAAACACAGGCTGAATTCATCTGCCAGAATGCCAAAACGATGAAACGCCTTCTTGTCCACTGGGCAAGAAATCCGTTCATGGCTTATGAACACTCCAAAGGAACATATGCTTTCCATCCCGTCTTCCGCGAGTACCTGCAGGGGAAATTCAAGGCAGAATCCTGGCGCTGGCAGAAGAACGCATACATGCGGGCAGCAAGATGGGAACTGCATGAAAAAAGTTACGACTATGCACTGACATTGGCACTCAAGGGAAAATCCTATCCCACGGCGCTCCGCATCATTTCAGAAGGCGGACTTGCTATCCTCTACAAACGTTCTCCGCAGGAACTCCGGCAGATCCTTCGCGATGCAACACCTGTTGAAAGAGCAAGGAATTTCAACGCCTGCGCACTCATCCTTCTGGCCATCAACCTAATTGCTTCGCCGCAGGATGCCCGGGAAGAAAGAGACATCCTGATGATCAATCTCCCGGCAGACTGGGAACCGTCATCGGAAGAAAATGCCCGTTTCCTCTTTCTGGAAGCGCTTGACTCGCTGCCTGACTCAGCTACGGTAGAAGCAGATCTTCAGAAACTTCTTTCCTTCTGCAAGGAAAATGAGGTGAAGCTGCCCCGCGACTACTTCCAGGGCATTTTCAGGGGCGTCGTAGGACAGCTTGGGCTTTATTACAGAAGAAGCGGCACGCTTTTGGAAAATGTCCATACCCTCCAGAGCATCTATGATATCTGCGGTGCCATTATCAAAGACTTCAACGGACGTCTCTGGCACTCTTCCGCTGAAGCCGAACTGAACTATATGCAGGGAAATATTGATACAGCTGACGAAATCCTTCTTCATTTCCTGAAATCTCCCTGGAATACCATCGATCGGCAGCAGCGCGCCATTATAGCTCTGTTCCTTTACCCGCGCATCGCTCTCATCCGGAAAACAGCTTACGAATTCAAGGACTGGAAGAAGCTGTACAAGAAACTCAAATCTGCCATCACTGATGACCTGACGAAAACGTCTCTCGACATGGTTGCAGTCCATATGTCATCTCTTCTGGAAGAACCTTCTCCCAAGCAGGAGCGCCTGATCGACACCATCAATGAACTCCCTGAGTACAGTGCCCTGCGGACGATGCGCCAGTCCGTCCGTCACAGGCTGAATCTGAGCCTCAAGAAGTATAATCTGATTCTCCATACGACAGAGACGAGGGATCCCTATCCGTCAGCGAATGCCTCGCAAATGAGCCGCTGCTACGATGCCATTGCGCGCATCGGTGCACTTCAGTACTTCGGTAAAACACAGGAAGCATCAGCGCTCCTGAAATCTGCTCTGCATGAATCTCTGCAGGACTACTTCATCATGCCCTTCATCGAACATTACAATATGCTGAAGCCCCTGCTTCTCCCGCTCGCTGCTGATCCTGTCTACGCCCAATTCCTGCAGCAGGCAAAGAAAATGGCAATCACTCCGATCTCAGAAAAAGCACTGGAGGATACAACGCTGACTCCAAGAGAACAATTGATTATCAGCCGTGTCAGGGATGGCTGGACAAACAGGGAAATCGCCGATGAACTCACTGTCGCCGAGGTCACAATCAAGAAACATCTGACAGAGCTGTACAAGAAATTCTACGTCCACAGCAGGACGCAGCTCCTTCTTGAGATTGACAAATCGCAAAAATAA
- the mscL gene encoding large conductance mechanosensitive channel protein MscL, producing MGMLKEFKEFALRGNVVDMAVGVVIGAAFGKIVSSLVTNVIMPPIGYLLGGIDFSNLFIPLSSIPVSTVAEAKELGVPVIAYGEFINSVIDFLIVAFVIFLIIKQMNHFFPKAPAKEARKCPFCREAIADDATRCPHCTAVIDDAAAAK from the coding sequence ATGGGTATGCTCAAAGAATTTAAGGAGTTCGCACTCCGCGGCAATGTAGTCGATATGGCTGTCGGCGTTGTTATTGGTGCCGCTTTCGGGAAAATCGTTTCGTCCTTGGTGACAAACGTGATTATGCCGCCAATCGGCTATCTTCTGGGAGGGATTGATTTCTCCAATCTCTTCATCCCGCTGAGCTCGATCCCGGTTTCCACCGTGGCAGAAGCAAAGGAACTTGGCGTTCCGGTCATCGCTTATGGCGAATTCATTAATTCCGTCATCGATTTCCTGATTGTTGCATTTGTTATTTTCCTCATCATCAAGCAGATGAACCACTTCTTCCCGAAAGCTCCGGCCAAGGAAGCCCGCAAGTGCCCGTTCTGCCGCGAAGCTATTGCTGACGATGCTACCCGCTGCCCGCACTGCACCGCTGTTATTGATGATGCAGCTGCCGCAAAATAA
- a CDS encoding pyruvate carboxylase, with amino-acid sequence MKHIRKVLVANRGEIAIRAFRACSELGIRTVAIYSKEDILSLHRNRADEAYLVGAGDKPVDAYLDIEDIIRICKEHNVDAVHPGYGFLAENAKLAQRCEEEGITFIGPHVEHLIMFGDKVNARIQAEKAGIPMIPGTKGAVHDFSEVKEFAEKYGLPVMIKAVNGGGGRGMRNVDRMEDLEEAYNRARSEAKMAFGDDEVYVEKCIMNPKHIEVQILGDEHGHVVHLFERDCSIQRRHQKVIEMAPAWSLPQSLRDKINEAAVKLMKNVNYVNAGTVEFLVDQDEKHFYFIEVNPRVQVEHTVTEMITDVDIVKTQILIAEGYSLEGPEIGIGKQSEIWFKGVAIQCRITTEDPQNNFMPDTGKIIAYRSGGGPGIRLDAGTAYTGAVITPYYDSLLVKVTAHSLHAKDTIHKMLRCLDEFRISGVKTNIYFLQNMLRTRDFQEGLCDVNYIDRNPWLLQEPDTVSDRGTRLLTYIGDITVNGYAGAGHQDKPYFAPVPVLDASHETAPKGTRQLLDELGPEKFAKWVMDRKEVMFMDTTYRDAHQSLLATRVRTHDIMNAIHYTAVHVPQLFSFENWGGATFDVAYRFLDESPWDRLRQMREAAPNILFQMLTRGANTVGYTNYPENVVRHFIDQAADAGVDVFRVFDCLNQLNHMTVTIDEVRKKGKLAEACFCYTGDIMDPNRQKYSLKYYTDLAKEMEKAGANIIAIKDMAGLLKPEASYALISALKDAVDLPIHLHSHEGGGCTLYSYAKAVDAGVDIVDVATGALSGGTSQPSMTSMYYALQDNPRQPHLDIDALETIDRYWQGVRPYYAGVDSKMCSPNTTLYQHEMPGGQFSNLRQQATAVGLGERWPEVCRMYAKVNMLFGDIIKVTPSSKVVGDMTLFMVQNNLTEEDIYEKGVTLDFPQSVVDFFDGKLGIPYGGFPEKLQNIILRGAKPHLESHPADVDFEKVKFEMKEKRLPTREEDVSSYCIYPKVFSDYMERYHKYGDLSILDTPTFFFGMKPGEEIRVNVEEGKMLLLRLNNITKPDAEGNRELQFELNGMPREIKIHDKHVAEASASSQKADKDVPGEVGATLSGSVVKLLVEKGASVKKGDPIVVTEAMKMETTITAPIDGIISEIHVKAGQRIESGDLLMVIE; translated from the coding sequence ATGAAACATATACGTAAAGTATTGGTAGCAAACAGAGGCGAAATCGCCATTCGAGCGTTCCGAGCCTGCAGTGAACTTGGCATCCGCACGGTAGCCATTTATTCCAAGGAAGATATTCTGTCTCTGCACAGAAACCGCGCTGATGAAGCATACCTGGTAGGCGCTGGCGACAAGCCGGTCGATGCTTACCTGGATATTGAAGATATCATCCGCATCTGCAAGGAACACAATGTAGACGCTGTCCATCCGGGCTACGGTTTCCTTGCTGAAAATGCGAAACTGGCTCAGCGCTGCGAAGAAGAAGGCATTACATTCATCGGACCGCACGTAGAACACCTCATCATGTTCGGCGACAAGGTCAATGCCCGCATCCAGGCTGAAAAAGCAGGCATCCCGATGATTCCGGGCACTAAGGGCGCTGTCCATGATTTCTCTGAAGTCAAGGAATTTGCTGAGAAGTACGGCCTGCCTGTCATGATCAAGGCTGTCAATGGCGGCGGCGGACGCGGCATGCGTAATGTCGACAGGATGGAAGATCTGGAAGAAGCGTACAACCGCGCTCGTTCCGAAGCAAAGATGGCATTCGGCGATGATGAAGTTTATGTAGAAAAATGCATCATGAACCCGAAGCACATCGAAGTCCAGATTCTTGGCGATGAACACGGTCATGTCGTTCATCTCTTTGAAAGAGACTGCTCCATCCAGCGCCGTCATCAGAAGGTCATTGAAATGGCTCCTGCATGGTCTCTCCCGCAGAGCCTGCGTGACAAGATCAATGAAGCGGCTGTCAAACTGATGAAGAATGTCAATTATGTCAATGCAGGCACCGTTGAATTCCTCGTCGACCAGGATGAAAAGCATTTCTACTTCATCGAAGTCAACCCGCGTGTACAGGTAGAACATACTGTCACTGAAATGATTACGGACGTCGATATCGTAAAGACACAGATCCTGATTGCAGAAGGCTATTCTCTGGAAGGCCCGGAAATCGGCATCGGCAAGCAGAGCGAAATTTGGTTCAAGGGCGTTGCCATCCAGTGCCGTATCACGACCGAAGATCCGCAGAACAACTTCATGCCGGACACAGGCAAGATCATTGCATACCGTTCCGGCGGCGGCCCGGGCATCCGTCTCGATGCCGGCACTGCATATACAGGCGCAGTCATTACGCCGTATTATGATTCCCTCCTCGTAAAAGTCACCGCGCATTCCCTCCATGCAAAGGACACGATTCACAAGATGCTCCGCTGCCTGGATGAATTCCGCATTTCAGGCGTCAAGACAAATATTTACTTCCTGCAGAATATGCTCCGTACCCGCGATTTCCAGGAAGGCCTCTGCGATGTCAACTACATCGACAGAAACCCATGGCTGCTGCAGGAACCGGATACCGTTTCCGACAGAGGCACAAGACTTCTGACCTATATCGGCGATATCACTGTCAATGGCTATGCAGGCGCAGGCCATCAGGACAAACCGTACTTCGCTCCTGTTCCGGTACTCGATGCTTCTCATGAAACCGCACCGAAGGGTACCCGCCAGCTCCTTGATGAGCTGGGACCGGAAAAATTCGCTAAATGGGTCATGGACCGCAAGGAAGTCATGTTCATGGATACCACCTACAGAGATGCGCACCAGTCTCTGCTCGCTACCCGCGTAAGAACGCATGATATCATGAACGCCATCCATTACACCGCAGTCCACGTACCGCAGCTCTTCTCCTTCGAAAACTGGGGCGGCGCTACATTCGATGTAGCTTACCGTTTCCTCGATGAAAGCCCATGGGACAGACTGCGCCAGATGAGAGAGGCAGCTCCGAACATTCTCTTCCAGATGCTGACCCGCGGCGCCAACACGGTCGGATATACGAACTATCCGGAAAATGTTGTCCGTCACTTCATTGATCAGGCTGCTGATGCAGGCGTCGACGTATTCCGCGTATTCGACTGTCTGAACCAGCTGAACCACATGACAGTCACCATTGACGAAGTCAGGAAAAAAGGCAAACTTGCAGAAGCATGCTTCTGCTACACCGGCGATATCATGGATCCGAATCGTCAGAAGTACTCCCTGAAGTACTATACGGATCTCGCCAAGGAAATGGAAAAAGCCGGCGCAAACATCATTGCTATCAAGGATATGGCAGGCCTCCTCAAACCGGAAGCTTCCTATGCCCTGATTTCCGCACTGAAAGATGCCGTAGACCTTCCGATCCACCTCCACAGCCATGAAGGCGGAGGATGCACGCTCTATTCCTATGCAAAGGCTGTCGATGCCGGCGTAGATATCGTTGACGTCGCAACAGGTGCCCTTTCCGGCGGTACAAGCCAGCCGTCCATGACATCCATGTACTATGCGCTGCAGGATAACCCGCGTCAGCCGCATCTGGATATCGATGCACTCGAAACCATCGACCGTTACTGGCAGGGAGTACGCCCGTACTATGCAGGCGTCGATTCCAAGATGTGCAGCCCGAACACCACACTCTACCAGCATGAAATGCCTGGCGGACAGTTCAGCAACCTGCGCCAGCAGGCAACTGCTGTAGGCCTTGGCGAACGCTGGCCGGAAGTCTGCCGCATGTATGCGAAGGTCAATATGCTCTTCGGCGATATCATCAAAGTTACACCGTCTTCCAAAGTTGTCGGCGATATGACACTCTTCATGGTTCAGAACAACCTGACCGAAGAAGATATCTATGAAAAGGGAGTAACGCTCGATTTCCCGCAGTCCGTTGTTGACTTCTTCGACGGCAAGCTTGGCATTCCGTACGGCGGATTCCCGGAAAAACTCCAGAATATCATCCTCCGCGGAGCCAAGCCGCACCTCGAAAGCCATCCGGCTGATGTAGACTTCGAAAAAGTCAAATTCGAAATGAAGGAAAAACGCCTCCCGACCAGGGAAGAAGACGTATCCTCCTACTGCATCTACCCGAAAGTATTCTCCGACTATATGGAACGATACCATAAGTACGGCGACCTCTCCATCCTCGACACACCGACATTCTTCTTCGGCATGAAACCGGGCGAAGAAATCCGCGTCAACGTCGAAGAAGGCAAGATGCTGCTCCTTCGTCTGAACAACATTACAAAACCGGACGCTGAAGGCAACCGCGAGCTCCAGTTCGAACTGAACGGCATGCCGCGTGAGATCAAAATTCACGACAAGCACGTAGCAGAAGCAAGCGCTTCCTCCCAGAAAGCCGATAAGGACGTACCGGGCGAAGTAGGCGCAACCCTCTCCGGCTCTGTCGTCAAACTCCTCGTTGAAAAAGGCGCCTCCGTCAAGAAAGGCGACCCGATCGTTGTCACCGAAGCCATGAAGATGGAAACCACCATCACCGCTCCGATCGACGGCATTATCAGCGAAATCCATGTCAAAGCAGGCCAGAGAATCGAATCCGGTGATCTGCTCATGGTTATTGAATAA
- the rpoB gene encoding DNA-directed RNA polymerase subunit beta — translation MPKSKMFRPVQVGKKKRYTYARSQEVLKMPHLLDLQTKSYEWFCREGLKDVFADISPIEDSAHKWALHFGDYYFGQGKYNIEQCKAKDVNYSAPLYVKVRLENKETGELKEHDLFMGDFPVMTDTGTFIINGAERVIVSQLVRSPGVYYKKERDAFDKEIYSAQLIPNRGAWIELESDPSGSLSVRIDRNRKMPVTVLIRVLGYSTNEEILELFDHDIHIEKTLEKDSTTDRKSALIEIYHKLRPGEPATEESSATLLHNFFFDPRRYDLAKVGRYKLNKKLSWRNRLLGHKTEGPIVNMETGEVVIEANSLIDDEAIAKIEESGVFNGNGQVEIMTQKDDGTPVKVICSSGNREDNFRTLENCDIIACIDYLLNMMQGYGKSDDIDHLGNRRVRCVGELLQNQFRIGLTRMERVVRERMTTQDQDKMTPQALVNIRPVVAAIKEFFGSSQLSQFMDQTNPLAELTHKRRLSALGPGGLSRERAGFEVRDVHYSHYGRMCPVETPEGPNIGLISSLSNYGIINKYGLIETPYRQIVDGKVTDECKYVTADIEEDKIIAQASEPLDAEGHFIHKNVASRRGADVLEAEPDEVDLMDVSPKQVVSIGTSLIPFLEHDDTNRALMGANMQRQAVPLLRPEAPLVGTGMEWVAGQDSGVCILAKRGGTVERVTGRQIIVRADNGELDTYDLIKFMRSNQSTCINQRPVVFKGDRVEVGSTLADGMATDGGELALGHNVLVAFVSWEGYNHEDAVLISERLCKDDLYTSIHIEEYECDARDTKLGEEEITRQLSSVSEDAVKYLDENGIIMIGADVRPGDILVGKVTPKGETELTPEERLLRAIFGDKEREVRDTSLRVPHGEFGKVVDVKVFTRENGDELAPGVNKLVRVYIAQKRKIREGDKMAGRHGNKCVCSRILPVEDMPFTPDGRPVDLVLNPLGVPSRMNIGQILEIHLSWACHMLGEEIHEALKDPAQYKIMEQRLRDCGYDFDQYGMPEPTESGIHIATPVFDGCRDEDLAATLKAAGLPANAKTDLYDGRTGEKLDNQVTIGWKYMLKLHHLVDDKIHARSTGPYSLVTQQPLGGKAQFGGQRFGEMEVWALEAYGAAYTLQEILTVKSDDVIGRVKAYEKIVKGENIPSPGVPESFKVLMKELQSIGLDVRILNENGDEVVLKELDEEDMEQGYGGGERWHRDEVKEAMEGDTAVTESRNAMESSMTGAPAEALHDDVASFNDALEAEVTAPAYEEAGFNEEELNGDSGHDVDRDE, via the coding sequence ATGCCCAAAAGCAAGATGTTCAGACCTGTGCAGGTTGGCAAGAAGAAGAGATACACCTATGCCAGATCGCAGGAAGTCCTGAAGATGCCACATTTGCTCGATCTGCAGACAAAGTCCTATGAATGGTTCTGCAGAGAGGGTCTCAAAGATGTATTTGCAGATATTTCCCCGATTGAGGATAGTGCACACAAGTGGGCACTTCATTTCGGCGATTATTATTTCGGTCAGGGCAAATACAATATTGAGCAGTGCAAGGCGAAAGATGTGAACTATTCTGCACCTCTGTACGTCAAGGTCCGTCTGGAAAACAAAGAAACCGGCGAATTGAAGGAACATGATCTGTTCATGGGGGATTTCCCAGTCATGACGGATACGGGCACGTTTATCATCAACGGCGCGGAACGTGTTATCGTCTCCCAGCTCGTCCGTTCCCCGGGCGTCTACTACAAGAAGGAAAGAGATGCCTTTGATAAGGAAATCTATTCCGCACAGCTGATCCCGAACCGCGGTGCCTGGATTGAACTGGAATCGGATCCGTCTGGTTCTCTTTCCGTTCGTATCGACCGCAACCGCAAGATGCCGGTTACTGTGCTGATCCGTGTTCTCGGATACTCCACCAATGAAGAAATCCTTGAACTGTTCGATCACGACATCCACATCGAAAAGACGCTGGAAAAAGACAGCACAACGGACAGAAAGTCCGCTCTGATTGAAATTTACCACAAGCTGCGCCCGGGCGAACCGGCAACAGAAGAAAGCAGCGCTACCCTGCTGCACAATTTCTTCTTCGACCCGCGCCGCTATGATCTGGCTAAGGTTGGCCGTTACAAGCTGAATAAGAAGCTGTCCTGGAGAAACCGTCTCCTCGGCCACAAGACCGAAGGCCCGATCGTCAACATGGAAACCGGCGAAGTCGTCATTGAAGCAAACAGCCTCATTGATGATGAAGCTATCGCAAAGATTGAAGAAAGCGGAGTATTCAACGGCAACGGCCAGGTTGAAATCATGACCCAGAAGGATGACGGAACACCGGTCAAGGTGATCTGCTCTTCCGGCAACCGTGAAGATAACTTCCGTACACTGGAAAACTGCGACATCATCGCATGCATTGATTACCTGCTGAACATGATGCAGGGCTATGGCAAGAGCGATGATATCGACCATCTCGGCAACCGCCGCGTACGCTGCGTAGGCGAACTGCTGCAGAACCAGTTCCGCATCGGCCTGACCCGTATGGAAAGAGTCGTTCGTGAAAGAATGACCACCCAGGATCAGGACAAGATGACCCCGCAGGCTCTTGTCAACATCCGTCCTGTTGTTGCAGCTATCAAGGAATTCTTCGGAAGTTCCCAGCTGTCCCAGTTCATGGACCAGACAAACCCGCTGGCTGAATTAACACATAAACGCCGTCTGTCCGCATTGGGACCTGGCGGTCTGTCCCGTGAACGCGCAGGGTTCGAAGTCCGCGACGTTCATTATTCCCACTATGGACGCATGTGCCCGGTAGAAACGCCTGAAGGCCCGAACATCGGTCTGATTTCCTCGCTGTCCAACTACGGGATCATCAATAAATACGGCCTGATCGAAACGCCGTACCGTCAGATCGTTGACGGAAAGGTTACGGATGAATGCAAGTACGTAACTGCTGATATCGAAGAAGACAAGATCATCGCGCAGGCCAGTGAACCGCTGGATGCTGAAGGTCATTTCATTCATAAGAACGTAGCCAGCCGCCGCGGCGCTGACGTGCTCGAAGCTGAACCAGACGAAGTCGACCTGATGGACGTATCCCCGAAACAGGTCGTTTCCATCGGTACATCCCTGATTCCATTCCTCGAACACGACGATACGAACCGCGCACTGATGGGTGCTAACATGCAGCGTCAGGCAGTTCCGCTGCTCCGTCCGGAAGCTCCGCTCGTCGGAACCGGTATGGAATGGGTAGCCGGCCAGGACTCCGGTGTCTGCATTCTCGCCAAGAGAGGCGGCACTGTTGAAAGAGTCACCGGTCGTCAGATCATCGTCCGCGCTGACAATGGCGAGCTCGATACCTACGATCTCATTAAATTCATGCGTTCCAACCAGTCCACCTGCATCAACCAGCGTCCGGTAGTATTCAAGGGCGACCGTGTTGAAGTTGGTTCCACACTGGCTGACGGCATGGCAACAGACGGCGGCGAACTGGCCCTCGGCCACAACGTGCTCGTTGCGTTCGTATCCTGGGAAGGGTACAACCACGAAGACGCCGTTCTGATCTCTGAACGTCTTTGCAAGGACGATCTCTACACCTCCATCCATATTGAAGAATACGAATGCGATGCAAGAGATACTAAGCTGGGCGAAGAAGAAATTACCCGCCAGCTGTCTTCTGTTTCTGAAGACGCTGTCAAGTACCTCGACGAAAACGGCATCATCATGATCGGTGCTGACGTTCGTCCTGGCGATATCCTGGTCGGCAAGGTTACCCCGAAGGGCGAAACCGAACTGACACCTGAAGAAAGACTCCTCCGCGCTATTTTCGGCGACAAGGAAAGAGAAGTCCGTGATACATCCCTGCGTGTTCCGCATGGTGAATTCGGCAAGGTTGTCGATGTCAAAGTCTTCACCCGTGAAAACGGCGATGAACTGGCTCCTGGCGTCAACAAACTCGTCCGCGTATACATCGCTCAGAAACGTAAGATCCGTGAAGGCGACAAGATGGCCGGCCGTCACGGCAACAAGTGCGTATGCTCCAGAATTCTTCCAGTCGAAGATATGCCGTTCACACCAGACGGTCGTCCTGTCGACCTGGTTCTGAACCCGCTGGGCGTACCATCCCGAATGAACATCGGACAGATTCTGGAAATCCACCTGTCCTGGGCCTGCCACATGCTCGGCGAAGAAATTCACGAAGCACTGAAGGATCCGGCTCAGTACAAGATCATGGAACAGCGTCTGCGCGACTGCGGATATGATTTCGATCAGTACGGCATGCCTGAACCGACCGAATCCGGTATCCATATCGCAACCCCGGTATTCGACGGCTGCCGCGATGAAGACCTCGCAGCAACACTGAAAGCAGCTGGCCTGCCGGCTAATGCAAAGACTGATCTTTATGACGGCCGCACCGGTGAAAAACTGGACAACCAGGTCACCATCGGCTGGAAATACATGCTGAAGCTCCATCACCTCGTTGATGACAAGATTCATGCTCGTTCCACTGGTCCATACTCCCTCGTTACCCAGCAGCCACTGGGCGGCAAAGCTCAGTTCGGCGGCCAGCGTTTCGGCGAAATGGAAGTCTGGGCACTTGAAGCTTACGGCGCAGCTTACACACTGCAGGAAATCCTGACCGTCAAGTCCGATGATGTCATCGGCCGTGTCAAGGCATATGAAAAGATCGTCAAGGGCGAAAACATCCCGAGCCCGGGCGTTCCAGAATCCTTCAAGGTTCTCATGAAAGAACTTCAGTCCATCGGCCTGGATGTCCGCATCCTGAACGAAAATGGCGACGAAGTCGTTCTGAAGGAACTCGACGAAGAAGATATGGAACAGGGTTACGGCGGCGGAGAACGCTGGCACAGAGATGAAGTCAAGGAAGCTATGGAAGGCGACACTGCTGTCACCGAATCCAGAAATGCCATGGAATCTTCCATGACAGGCGCTCCGGCTGAAGCTCTCCATGATGATGTAGCATCCTTCAACGATGCCCTTGAAGCTGAAGTCACAGCTCCCGCTTATGAAGAAGCAGGATTTAATGAAGAAGAACTCAATGGCGATTCCGGTCACGACGTTGACCGTGACGAATAA